A region of uncultured Carboxylicivirga sp. DNA encodes the following proteins:
- a CDS encoding RagB/SusD family nutrient uptake outer membrane protein — MKRTYHIITIFILVLSLFSCEDYLKETPPSELSPETFLATQEGVEALLNNAYVPFKFNQGFHAEVSECYEYCGDILFQTGGGMNKNFILHSQFQWSASECVATSAIWNPKYRVIRNANIIIDNIENIVDEDLRVQYLAEARFLRAASYYYLYEAYGPVPLRRTSVDDPELPRASEEEIQSFIVTELNASVDDLPFPGTELYGKATKGAALGYLTRFYMLIKDWENAAATAKRVMDLNYYELFGSYRDLFKVENEPDKNSENKEMIMVSPCTNVDFGNSISACAMPPGFHYTDKIPEFEAVGLANWASQFRFYDSFIETFDKEKDGRFELIFDQYVNQAGVTVDLTLNANNLRSLKYFDNTATAAQHGNDFPLLRYADILMLRAEALNELNGPTATNVALLNEVLNRAGLDDIDENDFTKETLRDFILAERGKEFYYEGLRRTDLIRHGKLISKAIERGVTAAKDYHILYPIPQAEIDANSNISQEDQNTGY; from the coding sequence ATGAAAAGAACGTATCATATAATAACAATTTTTATTCTGGTGTTGTCACTGTTTTCATGCGAAGACTACCTGAAAGAGACACCACCCAGTGAATTGTCTCCCGAAACATTTTTAGCAACTCAGGAAGGTGTAGAAGCTCTTTTAAATAATGCTTATGTACCCTTTAAGTTTAATCAGGGTTTTCATGCGGAAGTGTCTGAGTGTTATGAATATTGTGGTGATATTCTGTTTCAGACCGGTGGAGGTATGAATAAAAACTTTATCCTTCATTCCCAGTTCCAGTGGTCAGCATCCGAGTGTGTTGCCACATCAGCTATATGGAATCCTAAATATCGGGTTATTCGTAATGCAAATATTATTATTGATAATATTGAAAATATTGTTGATGAGGATCTTAGAGTTCAATATCTTGCAGAAGCAAGATTTTTAAGAGCAGCCTCATACTATTATTTATATGAAGCTTATGGTCCGGTACCACTACGCAGAACATCTGTTGATGATCCTGAATTGCCCCGGGCTTCTGAGGAGGAAATTCAATCCTTTATCGTTACCGAATTGAATGCTTCAGTTGATGATTTGCCATTCCCAGGAACAGAACTTTATGGTAAAGCCACCAAAGGTGCTGCATTAGGCTACCTCACTCGTTTCTATATGTTGATTAAAGATTGGGAAAATGCAGCTGCAACAGCAAAACGTGTGATGGATCTGAATTATTATGAGCTCTTCGGGTCTTATCGAGATTTGTTTAAGGTAGAAAATGAGCCTGATAAGAATTCTGAGAATAAAGAAATGATTATGGTTTCGCCATGTACAAATGTTGACTTTGGTAACAGCATTTCAGCCTGTGCTATGCCTCCAGGCTTTCATTACACTGATAAGATACCCGAATTTGAAGCTGTCGGCTTAGCTAACTGGGCTTCTCAATTCAGATTCTATGATTCTTTTATCGAAACATTTGATAAGGAAAAAGACGGGCGTTTTGAGCTTATTTTTGATCAGTATGTAAATCAGGCTGGAGTTACTGTTGATCTTACTTTAAATGCCAACAACCTTCGTTCACTAAAATACTTTGATAATACCGCAACTGCAGCTCAGCATGGAAATGATTTTCCTTTGTTACGGTATGCCGATATTTTGATGTTGCGGGCTGAAGCTTTAAATGAATTAAATGGTCCTACTGCAACAAATGTAGCTTTATTAAATGAGGTGTTGAATCGTGCCGGTTTGGATGATATTGATGAAAATGATTTTACTAAAGAGACCTTAAGAGATTTTATTTTGGCAGAAAGAGGCAAAGAGTTTTATTATGAAGGTTTACGCCGTACAGATCTGATTCGTCATGGTAAATTAATTTCTAAAGCCATAGAGCGGGGAGTAACGGCTGCAAAAGATTACCATATTTTGTATCCAATACCACAGGCTGAGATTGATGCTAACAGCAATATCTCACAGGAAGATCAGAATACAGGATATTAG